The nucleotide window GAGGTCCGCCTTCTCGGCGTAGGCGAGCGTATAATAGTCGCGCTCGTCGATCTCTGACGGATCATCGGTCACCAGCGTCTCGCCCTGTTCCATGAACAGCCGGCGGCCGTAGGTTACCTCGTAGCCGGCCTCGAGGAGGCCCTCGTGGGTCGCCGGCGCGTCGGTGACTTTGAACAGGATCAGCCGATCCGGCCCCGTTGGACTCGCCCCGTTTGCGGCCTCGCGAAGCGAGAGGCCTGCGCCGGCTTCGATCTCGACGCCCATCGCGGTCGCAAACGCCGTCACGGCACTCACGCCGGGGACGATCTCCAACTCGACGTCGGGGTGGAACGCATCGATCGTCCGCCGGAGGTGGCCGAACGTCGAGTAGACGTTCGGGTCGCCGAGCGTGACGAAGGCGACGTCACCGTCGCGTGCGTTCGGGGCGATCTCGGCGGCAGCCTCCTTCCACGCCGACCGCAGCTTTTCCTCGTCTTTCGTCATCGGGAAATCAAGGTCCCCGATCTTCGACTCGTCGACGTGCTCGAGTGCGACGGACCGCGAGAGGCGACCCGGTGAGTAGACGACGTCACACGTCTCGAGAACGTTCTGTCCGCGAACGGTCACGAGGTCGGCTTCGCCGGGGCCGAGGCCGACGCCGTAGAGCGTCATCGCTGGCTCCCTCCATCGTCAGCCCCGCCGCTCGCTGTCGCGCTCCCGACCAGCATGTAGACCGGGTTGTCCGAGTCAAAACTCGTCGCGCCGGCGAGTTCGTAGCCGTGGCTCACCTGAAACTGGACGACCTCCTCGAGAATCCCGCGCTCGCGGAAGGCTTCTGTCGCCCTGCCGGCGACCTCGAGTCGCGAGACGTTCATGACGATTCGATCGACCTCGGTGTCGACGGCGTGGTCGAGGACGGCCTCGAAATTTCGACTGCCGCCCAGAAAGAGCGCGTCAGCGTCGGCGGGTACTCCCTCCGGCGCTTCCGTGTTCTGCAGTTCGACATCCGCTCGAATCGCGTCCTCGTTGGCGGCCAGATTCCGCTCGGTCGTCTCGAGGCGTTCGGGTTTCCGCTCGAGGGCGGTCACTCGCCCGGCTCGCTGTGCGGCTTCGATCGTAATGGCTCCCGTACAGGAGCCGACCTCCACGAAGTGGTCGTCGGTCTCGAGTGCGAGTTTCGAGTGGACGACGGCTCGGACCTCCGGCTTGGTCGGCCCGGCCTTCGCGTCGTGTGGCAGCGCGATAGGTGGCATCATCCGGTGGAACAGCGGCCGCCCCTAAAACAATTTTGTTTGTTATAGATCAATCTGGATTGCCAAACTAAGAGTGTGATAGAACAAGCTCACTTGTGAATATGGCGTTGGATGTCTCGCTGTCCGATCTATTCTCAGCCGGAACAGGTTCCAGCGTCCGCCACAGTCGTGACTGACTCGAGTGACGGGGGCTGCAAGGACGCCTGCTCTCGGCGTCGGCCTACTCGGGTTCGACCGTCACGTCGAATTTGTCGTGCCACCGATAGCGTCGGCCACCCCAGATGAACGATCGACGGGCCAACCCATACACCAGCAGTGGGATCGCCGCGATCACCACCGGGTACGTGGAGAGAAACGTCCAGCGTCGAATGCCGAAGGCGGCATACACGCTGGCCATCGAAAGCGTCACGAGCGCCAGTGCAGGGAACGGAAACAGCAGACAGCCAGCAGCCAATCCGGTCCCGAAGGCCGCTTGAGCGGCAGTTCCCGTGGGATCGTACCGGTAGACAATCTGTGTAAATCGGACCTGCGTCTCGAGTGTCTTGCGGATCGACCCACCGGTCTCGACGTATCGGGTTCGCTTGACGGTCGTGAAATCGACGTGTTCCATAAGCAGTCCGTCGTCGCTCACCGTTCGCCGAAGGGCCTCGAGAAACGCCGCCTCGTCGTCGAGGTCGTCGCGCTCGAAGACGAGGGAGCCGGCCCACGGAATGTCCGCGAGGAAGACGGCGAGTGTCCCGCTGAGTG belongs to Natronorubrum aibiense and includes:
- the cbiT gene encoding precorrin-6Y C5,15-methyltransferase (decarboxylating) subunit CbiT, coding for MPPIALPHDAKAGPTKPEVRAVVHSKLALETDDHFVEVGSCTGAITIEAAQRAGRVTALERKPERLETTERNLAANEDAIRADVELQNTEAPEGVPADADALFLGGSRNFEAVLDHAVDTEVDRIVMNVSRLEVAGRATEAFRERGILEEVVQFQVSHGYELAGATSFDSDNPVYMLVGSATASGGADDGGSQR
- a CDS encoding cobalt-factor II C(20)-methyltransferase, which encodes MTLYGVGLGPGEADLVTVRGQNVLETCDVVYSPGRLSRSVALEHVDESKIGDLDFPMTKDEEKLRSAWKEAAAEIAPNARDGDVAFVTLGDPNVYSTFGHLRRTIDAFHPDVELEIVPGVSAVTAFATAMGVEIEAGAGLSLREAANGASPTGPDRLILFKVTDAPATHEGLLEAGYEVTYGRRLFMEQGETLVTDDPSEIDERDYYTLAYAEKADLEVEQATAAFETDAADSSSDEESTSGEPVADGGTLVDLELAEGCAHGDCGGH
- a CDS encoding glycosyltransferase — protein: MATATPTSVILPTQGWSDACEEIAAQLGSADELLVVCDDTVPAIVDRIDEFGDSVRLVVAGDPEGCSGKANAIAAGMEAAEHDRFVWTDDDFHHPPDWLARLRVDYDRHGPTSELPVFVGQDPLAAALEPLYALSGTLAVFLADIPWAGSLVFERDDLDDEAAFLEALRRTVSDDGLLMEHVDFTTVKRTRYVETGGSIRKTLETQVRFTQIVYRYDPTGTAAQAAFGTGLAAGCLLFPFPALALVTLSMASVYAAFGIRRWTFLSTYPVVIAAIPLLVYGLARRSFIWGGRRYRWHDKFDVTVEPE